The following proteins are encoded in a genomic region of Tuberibacillus sp. Marseille-P3662:
- a CDS encoding HD domain-containing protein has translation MINGMDKLEEEKVFKDPVHRYVHVRDRLIWDLIGTREFQRLRRVRQLGTTFLTFHGAEHSRFSHSLGVYEITRRIIEVFEGRPYWDDDERLLCLCAALLHDVGHGPFSHTFEKIFGMDHEAFTQKMITGDTEINRVLRRMGDDFPANVAEVIDKTYDNKLVVSLISSQIDADRMDYLLRDAYYTGVSYGHFDLERIWRVMRPRDDQVVIKQSGMHAVEDYIMSRYQMYWQVYFHPVTRSAEVILSKILRRARDLYHEGYRFQQKPGHLIPLFDDSLTLEQYIKLDEAVIMFYFQIWQDEEDSILSDLCQRFMNRRLFKYVEFTPSNFNDYFELKEAFAKAGIDPRYYLVVDSSSDLPYDFYRPGEEGERLPIHLLTSGGDLRELSRESTVVEAISGKKRTDHKLYFPKDFIEAIADETVKTRIQELLYQ, from the coding sequence ATGATAAACGGGATGGACAAGCTTGAAGAGGAAAAAGTATTTAAAGATCCTGTACACCGCTATGTTCACGTCAGAGACCGTTTAATTTGGGATTTAATTGGAACAAGGGAATTTCAAAGATTGCGGCGCGTCAGGCAACTAGGCACAACCTTTCTAACCTTTCATGGTGCTGAACACAGTCGCTTCAGCCATTCCCTAGGCGTCTATGAAATTACGAGACGGATCATTGAGGTTTTCGAAGGTCGGCCGTACTGGGATGATGACGAGCGCCTGCTTTGTTTGTGCGCGGCCTTACTTCATGATGTCGGACATGGGCCGTTCTCACATACATTTGAAAAAATTTTTGGTATGGACCACGAAGCTTTTACGCAAAAAATGATTACCGGAGATACAGAGATTAATCGCGTCTTACGGCGTATGGGTGACGATTTTCCTGCTAATGTAGCTGAAGTGATCGACAAAACGTATGATAATAAATTAGTTGTCAGCTTGATTTCTAGTCAAATTGATGCCGACCGGATGGACTATCTTCTGCGCGATGCCTATTATACCGGGGTGAGCTACGGGCATTTTGATTTGGAGCGGATCTGGCGGGTGATGCGGCCGAGAGACGATCAAGTCGTCATCAAACAAAGCGGCATGCATGCGGTTGAGGATTACATTATGAGCCGGTATCAGATGTATTGGCAAGTTTACTTCCATCCCGTCACCCGCAGTGCCGAAGTGATTTTATCGAAAATTTTACGCCGGGCTAGAGATTTGTATCATGAGGGATATAGGTTCCAACAAAAACCAGGCCATTTAATTCCATTATTTGACGATTCACTCACGCTTGAACAGTATATAAAATTGGATGAGGCCGTCATTATGTTCTATTTTCAAATCTGGCAAGATGAAGAAGACTCAATTCTTAGTGACTTATGCCAACGGTTTATGAACCGCCGGTTATTTAAATATGTTGAATTTACGCCTAGTAACTTTAACGACTATTTCGAATTAAAGGAGGCGTTTGCGAAGGCGGGGATCGACCCACGCTACTACTTGGTTGTCGATTCGTCTTCGGATTTGCCCTATGACTTTTATCGTCCTGGTGAAGAAGGCGAGCGCTTGCCGATTCATTTGTTAACCTCTGGAGGTGACTTGCGTGAACTTTCTCGTGAGTCAACGGTCGTTGAGGCGATTTCAGGTAAAAAAAGAACCGACCATAAATTATATTTTCCAAAAGACTTTATTGAAGCCATCGCTGATGAGACTGTCAAAACGCGAATTCAAGAATTACTCTATCAATAG
- a CDS encoding YwgA family protein, with protein sequence MLEDHAKLLTLFSHAGEVVGRKKLQKILYILKKMDYPFQQKYQFHFYGPYSEELTLQIEELGNLGFVQETREEKGGYHQYRYVLTESGEEFLGHYDIELPDIQTLIHQLNGQNSRFLELISTMLFFDELDEASLVNKVQVVKKKQNYTMEEIQSGLDYLKQLKSH encoded by the coding sequence ATGCTTGAGGATCATGCGAAGTTGTTGACACTTTTTTCCCATGCTGGAGAGGTTGTCGGCCGCAAAAAGCTGCAGAAGATTCTTTACATATTAAAAAAGATGGATTATCCGTTTCAACAAAAATATCAGTTCCATTTTTACGGGCCTTATTCTGAAGAATTGACCCTGCAAATAGAAGAACTCGGCAATTTGGGGTTTGTCCAAGAGACGCGCGAGGAAAAAGGGGGCTATCATCAGTATCGATATGTCTTAACTGAATCAGGAGAAGAATTTTTAGGCCATTATGATATTGAATTGCCGGATATCCAAACGTTGATCCATCAGTTAAATGGACAGAATTCACGCTTTCTTGAACTGATATCGACGATGTTATTTTTTGATGAATTAGATGAAGCGTCATTGGTTAACAAGGTGCAAGTTGTGAAGAAAAAGCAAAATTATACGATGGAGGAAATTCAATCGGGATTGGATTATCTCAAACAATTAAAATCCCATTAA
- a CDS encoding fructosamine kinase family protein, translating to MEPIIEEALHCSGDESAIQSSRAVSGGCINQTYYVKTKAGEYFVKLNADVPQDFFRREAEGLELIRETNTVMVPNVLYYNEPADHEMGVLVQEWLGGGRQMDTSARLGREVAALHATYGSAFGLANDNYVGELRQPNGWYDSWVDYYREQRLLKQVEYGEQVGRMPLERRRKMESLMERLNQWIPSNIRPSLLHGDLWGGNFMAGPEGEPVLIDPAVLYGHHEFDMAFTEMFGGFSQDFFDHYYEVFPPEAEYQERKHLYQLFYLLVHLNTFGGMYAQSVDRVLDRFV from the coding sequence TTGGAACCAATCATCGAAGAGGCACTCCACTGCTCGGGGGACGAGTCAGCGATACAATCGTCCCGAGCTGTCTCCGGAGGCTGTATTAACCAAACTTATTACGTCAAAACCAAAGCGGGCGAATACTTTGTCAAATTGAACGCTGATGTGCCGCAGGATTTTTTCCGTAGAGAAGCTGAAGGTTTGGAGCTAATAAGAGAGACGAACACAGTCATGGTTCCGAATGTTTTATATTACAATGAACCTGCTGACCATGAGATGGGCGTCCTTGTCCAAGAATGGCTCGGGGGCGGCAGACAAATGGACACAAGTGCCCGGCTCGGCAGGGAAGTGGCAGCTTTGCATGCGACATATGGTTCAGCTTTTGGCCTGGCAAATGATAACTATGTCGGTGAACTGCGGCAGCCAAACGGATGGTATGATTCATGGGTAGATTACTATAGAGAACAGCGCCTCCTGAAACAAGTGGAATATGGGGAGCAAGTAGGTCGCATGCCTTTAGAGCGACGTCGAAAAATGGAGTCGTTGATGGAGCGACTTAATCAGTGGATACCTTCCAATATTCGCCCGTCCTTATTGCACGGAGATTTGTGGGGCGGCAATTTTATGGCCGGACCTGAAGGCGAACCGGTGTTAATTGATCCGGCTGTTTTATACGGACACCATGAATTCGATATGGCATTTACCGAAATGTTCGGCGGTTTTTCTCAAGACTTTTTTGATCATTACTATGAGGTGTTCCCGCCGGAAGCTGAGTACCAAGAGCGTAAGCATTTATATCAACTGTTTTACTTGCTCGTTCACCTCAATACTTTTGGGGGAATGTACGCCCAGTCTGTCGATCGTGTCCTTGACCGGTTTGTCTAG
- a CDS encoding carbon starvation CstA family protein, translating into MSAIWLVVFGFIAFFLGYKYYSNFVAQKVLKLDRNYVTPAHEYKDGVDYVPTNKFVLWGHHFSSVAGAAPILGPAIAVFWGWLPALLWVVLGTIFAAGVHDFGTLVLSVRHKGRSVGNIADRIVGSRAKILFLFIILILVLMVNAVFAWAIANLFVTYPAAVLPVFIEIPLAVWIGYKVYKKSGNMLLPSVIALAIMYGIAVLTSYVPALEIDFVSWFGGEGHTVAGLGVTGWAFFIWIVILMVYAYIASTLPVWKLLQPRDYINSHQLVVGLLVLFLGLFLSNPEVTAPAMNTEANVPWFPLLFITIACGAISGFHGLVASGTSSKQLDRETDARFVGYFGAVGEGTLALLSIIAVVTLFSSQEAFMENYATFSLAQGGGLGNFIAGAAQLAHEGLAVPMNVATTIVSIIVISFAATSLDTSVRLMRYIISELGVEYKKPVLTKMHVATSIGVIASAALALLPQGPKGFGSGGYLIWPLFGTSNQLLAGISLLLVSIWLKNKGRNYVITLIPMFFLMFMTIWAMAQSVFFQWSGYGDHEFQGLLFILGLVIFCFAIWIVIESLRTLSQKTPPTDQSLKE; encoded by the coding sequence ATGAGTGCGATTTGGTTGGTTGTCTTTGGATTCATTGCGTTCTTCTTAGGATATAAGTATTATTCCAACTTTGTTGCGCAGAAGGTATTGAAGCTTGATCGGAATTACGTCACACCGGCTCATGAATATAAAGACGGAGTGGACTATGTTCCGACTAACAAATTTGTGTTATGGGGACATCACTTCAGTTCGGTGGCAGGTGCGGCACCAATCCTGGGTCCGGCGATTGCAGTTTTTTGGGGCTGGCTGCCAGCACTACTATGGGTCGTTCTCGGAACAATATTTGCTGCTGGTGTGCATGACTTTGGAACCTTGGTGCTATCCGTTAGGCATAAAGGGCGATCGGTCGGGAATATTGCAGATCGGATTGTGGGCAGTCGGGCTAAAATTTTATTTTTATTTATCATTTTGATTCTCGTATTAATGGTGAATGCCGTATTCGCTTGGGCGATTGCTAATTTATTCGTCACGTATCCTGCAGCTGTCCTGCCGGTATTTATTGAAATCCCACTTGCGGTATGGATTGGTTATAAGGTGTATAAGAAGAGCGGGAATATGCTGCTACCCTCAGTTATTGCCCTGGCAATAATGTATGGCATAGCGGTGCTAACAAGCTATGTCCCTGCTTTAGAAATTGACTTTGTCTCATGGTTTGGCGGTGAAGGACATACTGTTGCTGGCTTGGGTGTAACCGGCTGGGCTTTCTTTATCTGGATTGTTATTCTTATGGTATATGCCTATATTGCTTCCACGCTACCCGTATGGAAACTTCTGCAACCAAGAGACTATATTAACTCGCACCAACTCGTCGTCGGCTTGTTAGTCTTATTCCTAGGCTTGTTTTTGAGTAATCCCGAAGTCACGGCGCCAGCCATGAACACAGAAGCGAATGTACCGTGGTTTCCACTATTATTTATAACCATTGCTTGCGGTGCGATTTCAGGATTCCATGGACTCGTTGCCTCAGGAACGAGTTCAAAACAATTGGATCGGGAAACGGATGCGCGGTTTGTAGGTTATTTCGGTGCTGTCGGTGAAGGAACGCTCGCGTTACTTTCCATTATTGCGGTTGTCACATTATTTAGTTCACAAGAAGCATTTATGGAAAACTATGCTACGTTTAGTTTGGCCCAAGGCGGTGGTCTCGGGAATTTCATCGCGGGTGCTGCCCAGTTGGCTCATGAAGGATTGGCCGTTCCGATGAATGTGGCAACGACCATTGTGTCAATTATTGTCATTAGTTTTGCGGCCACAAGCTTGGATACATCCGTTCGGTTGATGCGGTATATTATTAGTGAACTGGGTGTTGAATATAAAAAGCCAGTGCTCACGAAAATGCATGTAGCAACGTCCATCGGTGTGATTGCTTCAGCTGCTTTGGCGCTTTTACCACAAGGGCCAAAAGGCTTCGGTTCCGGCGGTTATCTCATTTGGCCGCTGTTTGGTACGAGTAATCAATTGCTCGCAGGGATTAGCCTGCTACTCGTCTCAATTTGGTTGAAAAATAAAGGGCGCAACTATGTGATTACCCTGATACCAATGTTTTTCCTCATGTTTATGACGATTTGGGCAATGGCCCAGAGTGTATTCTTTCAATGGTCCGGCTACGGTGATCATGAATTCCAAGGATTGCTGTTTATTTTGGGTCTCGTCATTTTCTGTTTCGCTATCTGGATTGTGATTGAGTCACTGCGAACGTTAAGTCAAAAAACACCGCCAACAGATCAGTCGTTAAAAGAGTGA
- a CDS encoding cory-CC-star protein, whose amino-acid sequence MPPKFSLKQLIAFYDEVISLPHKAEIERELRDEDDLFLLLCFSELLGLPNPVQYYTLELYPYIVERFHEWHIRMGMEKSPFDGIRCC is encoded by the coding sequence ATGCCGCCAAAATTCTCATTGAAGCAACTGATTGCCTTTTATGATGAAGTGATCAGCTTACCACATAAAGCTGAAATTGAGCGCGAGTTAAGAGACGAGGACGATTTGTTTTTATTACTTTGTTTTAGTGAACTGCTTGGTCTGCCGAATCCGGTTCAATATTACACGCTTGAACTATACCCCTACATCGTTGAGCGATTTCATGAATGGCATATTCGTATGGGCATGGAAAAATCACCGTTTGACGGTATTCGTTGTTGCTAA
- a CDS encoding ArsA family ATPase, with translation MARMEQNIIFFGGKGGVGKSTCSSAWAYRLARQGYKTLLVSTDPAHNLHDLFGKTIDADPTPLGDHLYGLEIDASKEAKRYIEGVKANLNGLVKTHMVEEVHRQIDMAQAAPGTDESALFDKIVSIVLDEYEHFDKIVFDTAPTGHTLRLLTLPELMNTWIEGMIKRRRKVHHDYSQWLGDSDRPDDPIYEILNQRRKRFAEVRDLLLNAGVTGFVFVVNPEKLPIVEAEQAVHQLGHYGLKVGTIIVNKCLPDQGEDDFWRRRQELEQGYRSWVRTSFDEQEVVEIPLLSSDITDLDELDQVADELGKGDGGL, from the coding sequence ATGGCGCGTATGGAACAAAATATTATCTTTTTTGGTGGTAAGGGCGGTGTCGGGAAATCGACATGCTCATCCGCTTGGGCTTACCGTTTAGCTAGGCAAGGGTATAAGACCCTGCTGGTGTCGACGGATCCTGCTCACAACTTACATGATCTTTTTGGCAAGACCATCGATGCTGATCCGACGCCCTTGGGAGATCACTTATATGGGTTGGAAATTGATGCTTCTAAGGAAGCGAAGCGTTATATTGAAGGGGTTAAAGCAAACCTTAACGGGCTCGTGAAAACGCATATGGTTGAAGAGGTTCATAGACAGATTGATATGGCGCAGGCAGCCCCGGGTACGGATGAATCAGCATTATTCGATAAAATAGTCAGCATTGTGCTTGATGAATACGAACACTTTGACAAGATCGTTTTTGATACCGCACCCACGGGTCATACGTTACGTTTACTCACACTGCCGGAATTAATGAATACGTGGATCGAAGGCATGATTAAGCGGCGCCGGAAAGTTCATCATGATTATTCGCAATGGCTGGGGGATAGCGACCGGCCTGATGACCCGATCTATGAGATTTTGAATCAACGGCGAAAACGATTTGCAGAAGTTCGAGATTTATTATTGAATGCAGGGGTGACAGGGTTTGTTTTTGTTGTCAATCCGGAAAAACTTCCGATTGTAGAGGCGGAGCAGGCTGTTCATCAACTTGGACATTATGGATTAAAAGTTGGTACAATCATTGTAAATAAGTGCCTGCCTGATCAGGGGGAGGATGATTTTTGGCGCAGGCGTCAAGAGTTAGAACAAGGTTACCGGTCATGGGTGAGGACATCATTCGATGAACAAGAGGTTGTGGAGATTCCCTTGTTGTCAAGTGACATTACGGATCTTGATGAACTTGACCAAGTGGCTGATGAATTAGGTAAGGGAGATGGCGGGCTATGA
- a CDS encoding ketopantoate reductase family protein yields the protein MNIVVIGAGALGAYFGTRLISAGHRVQFLVRDRRAAQIKEQGLNIHSVYGDERLEHPDIVSRTEEVEACDLVILAVKGYHLEAVLPTVRALTEKGAFVLPLLNGITHVQHLGQIVGEDKVLGGLAYIIATLDEKGHVHHTSEQHDIIFGPLHPKQKPICRELEETASKVNFRLLFKEDITFEMWKKYVFITTFSGVTTAARVSIGPIRNTPQLEKLAQTILTEMTALAAYYCSDEAVRDIKAQAGQQLQTFPDEATSSMHQDLRKGQPLESDHLLGGAVTLGQSHGLDLPHVETLHALLTPFKDGCSIQ from the coding sequence ATGAATATTGTTGTGATTGGAGCCGGTGCATTGGGTGCCTATTTTGGTACACGGCTGATATCTGCTGGGCACCGTGTGCAGTTTTTAGTCAGGGATAGGCGGGCAGCACAAATAAAGGAACAGGGGTTGAACATACATAGTGTATATGGTGATGAACGTTTGGAGCATCCTGACATCGTGAGCCGGACTGAAGAGGTTGAAGCTTGTGATTTGGTGATTCTAGCTGTTAAAGGTTACCATTTAGAAGCGGTGTTACCGACAGTGCGGGCATTAACGGAAAAAGGGGCGTTTGTTCTGCCGCTGCTTAATGGCATCACTCATGTTCAGCACCTGGGACAGATTGTTGGCGAAGACAAAGTCTTGGGAGGTCTAGCTTATATCATTGCAACGCTGGATGAGAAGGGCCATGTTCATCATACCAGTGAGCAGCATGATATCATCTTTGGTCCTTTACACCCTAAGCAAAAGCCGATTTGTCGGGAATTGGAAGAAACAGCATCTAAAGTTAACTTTCGTTTATTATTTAAAGAAGACATCACATTCGAAATGTGGAAGAAATACGTTTTTATCACGACCTTCTCGGGTGTGACGACAGCAGCCCGGGTGTCGATTGGTCCAATTAGAAACACCCCGCAACTAGAAAAATTGGCACAGACGATTTTAACAGAAATGACAGCTTTAGCAGCTTACTATTGTAGTGATGAGGCCGTTCGTGATATCAAAGCTCAAGCCGGGCAACAACTACAGACGTTTCCAGATGAGGCGACGTCTTCCATGCATCAGGATCTTAGGAAAGGACAACCCTTAGAGTCTGATCATTTGTTGGGTGGCGCAGTAACTTTAGGTCAATCTCACGGTTTGGACTTACCGCATGTGGAAACGTTGCATGCACTGCTGACGCCATTTAAGGATGGCTGTTCAATTCAGTAA
- a CDS encoding DUF456 domain-containing protein produces the protein MFFVDIIIWVLIIAAFITSFVSIVFPVIPGPLVIWIGYLLYAFFIDGGALSTVFWISMVLLSVLLIVSDIIANSYFVKRYGGSKWSERMAGIAVIVGSFIFPPFGLIIVPFIVVFITELLQKKTSVDALRVAFGSLMGFLGGTVAKIVIQVVMIIWFFIDI, from the coding sequence ATGTTTTTTGTGGATATTATCATTTGGGTCTTAATCATCGCAGCCTTTATCACGAGCTTTGTGAGTATTGTCTTCCCAGTCATTCCGGGTCCACTGGTGATTTGGATTGGTTATTTGCTTTATGCCTTTTTCATCGATGGAGGGGCGCTGTCCACGGTTTTCTGGATATCAATGGTGCTCTTAAGCGTTCTGCTCATTGTATCGGATATTATTGCTAATAGCTACTTTGTTAAACGATACGGGGGAAGCAAATGGAGCGAGCGTATGGCGGGAATTGCCGTTATTGTCGGTTCGTTCATTTTTCCGCCATTCGGGTTAATTATTGTCCCTTTTATCGTTGTCTTTATTACTGAACTCTTGCAAAAGAAGACAAGCGTGGATGCGCTCAGAGTTGCTTTTGGCTCACTTATGGGTTTTCTAGGCGGAACGGTGGCCAAAATTGTGATCCAAGTAGTGATGATTATTTGGTTCTTTATTGATATTTAA
- a CDS encoding transglycosylase domain-containing protein, giving the protein MEIVTEQRKKLAKLLFKWAVRVAIVIILMIAIFTCGVLLYAKILGPPPLKVPQTTVFYSNSQDVIGQMEHQNQNRYWINLDEISKNVTEATVSIEDQHFYEHHGFDFKRIAGAALSDIQSLSKVQGASTITMQYARNLFLDYDKSWSRKLKEAFYTVRLEMNYSKDKILEGYLNTIYYGHGAYGIQAAAQYYFNKDASELSLSEATTLVAIPKGPSIYAPDTNLENNQKRQHDILSAMVKAGDITREKAEQVSQQTVNLNIQDNPASDNIAPYFQDTVTYQLKHQLNINEKQLVTGGLKVYTTLDTDLQKKAKHQVDSVIHSDSDIQTALISMKPETGAVKALIGGRNYKKVKYNHAVQAQRQPGSAFKPFLYYSALTQNYTPSTTLVSQQTSFRVNGGQDVWRLHNYNNEYANGPITMMQALALSDNIYAAKTNLAIGPKTLVDTANKAGISSPLKAIPSLALGTSNVNLLEMTRAYSTIANYGARVKPHFIKKVVNSDGDVIYEWHPKKQQVLDQATSYVLAQMMTGIFDPKLNDYNKVTGSSVKDSLTHKVAAKTGSTDANSWMIGFTPELTTGVWVGYSDGRPLNHYPETSYSKDIFAFYMESALEGQPEDSFKDAPKDVVAKYVDPDTGKLATLDCPNARLTYFVKGSAPQEYCDLHDGDHMRQPGEEPKDDRHEDKKEGKNWFDKFLDLF; this is encoded by the coding sequence ATGGAAATCGTCACTGAACAACGCAAAAAACTCGCAAAGCTACTTTTTAAATGGGCCGTCCGGGTTGCCATTGTGATCATTCTTATGATCGCCATTTTTACCTGTGGTGTCTTGTTGTATGCAAAAATTCTCGGCCCGCCTCCGCTTAAGGTGCCGCAAACAACCGTTTTCTATAGCAATAGTCAAGATGTCATTGGACAAATGGAACATCAAAATCAAAATCGTTATTGGATTAACCTCGATGAGATTTCCAAAAATGTCACTGAAGCCACTGTTTCGATTGAAGACCAACACTTTTATGAACATCATGGATTTGACTTTAAACGGATCGCCGGTGCAGCTTTATCCGACATCCAATCGTTGTCTAAGGTCCAAGGTGCGAGCACCATAACCATGCAATACGCTCGGAATCTGTTTCTGGATTATGATAAATCATGGTCTCGTAAATTAAAAGAAGCCTTCTATACGGTCCGGTTAGAAATGAACTACAGTAAAGATAAGATTCTAGAGGGATATCTGAATACCATCTATTATGGGCATGGGGCCTATGGGATTCAAGCAGCCGCGCAGTATTACTTCAATAAGGATGCTAGTGAATTATCCTTATCAGAAGCCACTACTCTCGTCGCTATTCCAAAAGGGCCAAGCATCTATGCCCCTGATACGAACTTAGAAAACAACCAAAAAAGGCAACATGATATTTTAAGCGCCATGGTAAAAGCGGGTGATATCACTCGGGAAAAGGCTGAGCAAGTCAGTCAGCAAACCGTGAACCTTAACATTCAAGATAACCCGGCATCGGACAATATCGCTCCGTATTTTCAAGATACCGTCACTTATCAATTAAAGCATCAATTAAACATTAACGAAAAGCAGCTCGTTACCGGCGGTTTAAAAGTCTATACGACATTAGATACTGACCTGCAGAAGAAAGCGAAACATCAGGTTGACAGTGTGATTCATTCCGATTCAGATATTCAAACCGCCCTCATATCGATGAAGCCCGAAACAGGGGCTGTCAAAGCGCTGATTGGAGGACGGAATTATAAAAAGGTCAAATACAACCATGCGGTCCAAGCTCAAAGACAACCTGGCTCAGCGTTCAAACCCTTTCTTTATTATTCAGCGCTGACCCAGAATTACACACCGTCAACAACGCTGGTTAGCCAGCAAACATCTTTCCGTGTCAACGGCGGTCAGGATGTCTGGCGTCTGCACAATTACAATAATGAGTATGCGAATGGCCCAATCACAATGATGCAGGCCCTTGCCTTGTCAGATAATATCTATGCCGCCAAGACCAATTTGGCCATAGGACCAAAAACATTGGTGGACACCGCTAATAAAGCAGGGATTTCTAGCCCGTTGAAAGCCATCCCATCATTAGCTTTAGGAACAAGCAACGTCAATCTTTTAGAAATGACAAGGGCTTACAGCACCATTGCCAATTACGGCGCCCGTGTCAAACCACACTTTATCAAAAAAGTCGTTAATTCCGACGGCGACGTCATTTACGAATGGCATCCTAAGAAACAGCAGGTCCTTGATCAAGCGACATCCTATGTCCTTGCGCAAATGATGACGGGCATCTTTGACCCTAAACTGAACGATTATAATAAAGTCACAGGCTCATCCGTTAAAGATAGTTTAACGCATAAAGTTGCCGCGAAAACCGGTTCAACTGATGCCAATAGTTGGATGATTGGATTTACACCTGAGCTCACCACTGGCGTTTGGGTTGGCTATTCTGATGGACGACCGCTCAACCACTATCCAGAAACATCCTATTCCAAAGATATCTTCGCCTTTTACATGGAATCAGCGTTAGAGGGCCAACCAGAAGATAGCTTTAAAGACGCTCCTAAAGATGTTGTGGCTAAATATGTTGATCCTGATACCGGCAAATTAGCAACACTAGATTGTCCAAATGCGCGCTTGACCTATTTTGTAAAAGGCAGCGCCCCACAGGAGTATTGCGATCTCCACGATGGTGACCATATGCGGCAACCTGGTGAGGAACCAAAGGACGATCGGCATGAAGACAAAAAAGAAGGCAAAAACTGGTTTGACAAATTTTTAGATCTCTTTTAA
- a CDS encoding DUF1934 domain-containing protein: MEDKYDVDIKLNSTIERPDMPREATVSHTQGQLFIKDKTYYLRYTENMEGIGDVSNTIKMDDTEAVVIRKGPVSMRQHLVPGEETQGVYHNPFGQMTMVTNTKQCAILWDSGKAKGHIDLRYHLKIQGEPVGAFKLIFEIQEVHT; this comes from the coding sequence ATGGAAGACAAATACGATGTAGATATTAAACTCAATAGTACGATTGAACGCCCGGATATGCCGCGGGAAGCGACGGTTTCACATACACAGGGGCAATTATTTATTAAAGATAAAACCTATTATTTAAGGTATACTGAAAATATGGAAGGGATCGGCGACGTTAGTAACACGATTAAAATGGATGATACGGAAGCTGTTGTGATTCGTAAAGGTCCGGTATCAATGCGCCAACATTTAGTCCCCGGTGAGGAGACCCAAGGTGTTTACCATAATCCATTTGGACAAATGACGATGGTGACGAACACGAAGCAATGTGCCATCCTGTGGGATTCTGGAAAGGCAAAAGGCCACATTGATTTACGCTATCATTTAAAAATTCAAGGTGAGCCGGTGGGCGCGTTCAAATTGATTTTTGAAATACAGGAGGTTCATACATAA